atacaacaatacaGCATTCGCGCATGACTCGTTCCATGGAGTGGTACTAATGCCAGTGATGCACCAAATTCAGTTCTCCGAATGTATTTTGAACTGAAAAGTGGATTCCGTGACGATACTCATTGACACACCGGCTGCAAAAGAACATAGAATCGCACCGAAGCAAACTGGCACACGTACACCAAATACAGTTATGATGCAACAGGAAGGttgagcacttgcctgatgtgtggtcggtctgggatcaatccctgtcggtggacccattgggctatttcttgttccagccagtgcaccacaactggtatgttaaaggctatgatatgtgctatcctgtctgtgggatggtgcatataaaagatctgttgctactaatagactatatgtcaaaatgcaataactgatgattactaaatcaatgtgctcgagtggtgtcgttaaaagtATCATTAGACTGGCCTTCACTGGTTGCATCAATTTTAAATGACGGCTTATGTAAGATGTCTCAAAAATGCTTCACTAAACTATTGGGGTTtggtaatatttaatttttgttttttaaattaatattatttaccgTTTGCCACAGCAGTTTTGAATCAGTTGTTGATACATCTCTAAATTTTTAAACTAATTTAACTTTATAACTTCTCCTTTTCCTCCAAATGAGTTTCTTatacttctttttaaataaaaatgcattttgttttatttcaggtgtattattaatatttcgaCTAAACTGATGACAActgttcaaatcccgtcaaagctggctgacactttcattcatctttctcatttATCACCGTCTGCccatcattctcattatcttaatataaaaacctTTCCAacttctcccacgatttcatttttttcccgaccgtctgtcagtttcctctgTCTTCAGAGTTGTCCACACTATCGCCTATTTGTCTCAACTCCctgtacttccctgcacccacctggcatcctcatcCTCTgtcgctaataaagctggtctgacccataGCATgggagtatagtaggtggttacaggtgcctcttaacaatgccagaagtaaccatTGAACTGTctctgaagtggtcagactaaaccCACAGataaagctgatgggaaatggcaggtaTGTGGCATGGACAGCCACATAGAGACAAGCTCCTGTTGTTGTTGGAGAGATaaagactgggatgtggaggtggacagcgaaagaagatAGGAGGAGCAGCCTCTCCCTACAGCATTATGCAATAGTTGAACAGCACTATATATGCACATTGTATATAATACGTGATGGCCATACCTTACGTGTGGATTACCATTAGATTAATTCCTTATTAGTGTTACAGCATATTAGGGTACTACAGAGTGACAATGCAAATATTCTAGAATCAACAAGTAATTTGCAATGTACATCTAACAAAATGCTAGAATTTAGCATAGGTACTtgatgaaagaaaaataaacgATTTCCTTATGATAGAGTTACTGTATATTTAGCCACTATGATACGGTTACTGTATATGTAGCCATTATCGACATTGTAGACGAGTATGTGGAAGTTACTTTGTTACTAGTTCGTCAAGATAAACGTTTCAGCTCGTTATTTATCATTGTGATGTTTACTGTCACCATTgtcataatgttaaaaaaagggaccgtagatgtttaccttggtgaacgtTATACCATCTCATTATGAAATATAccatccagggcttctagaatttttatacaATCCACTACCCATGGGAtcactgattttaaaaatttactactcacaattaaaaattcactagccctattttacttttaagttaatacaattttactaaataatagtaataatcagatatgtcaacTAAATaggaagatagagcttaaaaacactaacattgggtgatggtggtgggggcaggatattcatatttacaaaatagacttaactgcaacatttgacaaatgtttttcactagccatgaggcatggcaatagcagttatttactagcccaacattgaatatcactagccatgggagtgggactaccataatctggAAGCCCTGCCATCTAATTTTGCATTAAACTGTTATAGTTAACCACGAAACACTGTGGTATTATCCcctaaataaaattgtatttcacCCTGCTGCTTTAACGTTTTTTATATTAAGCACATCTGAATTCATCTAACAGAGTAGTAAACATTCATAATGAAATCTAATTATGGCACTCTTTGTAACAGTTCCTGCATTATCACTGCAGACTACCATAGCACACAGTTTTCGTCAGCTATTAAGGCTAGGATCTGGCTCATTGCGGCATATCACTGAAATGCGCCTGTCCCTTGGCACAACTTCGCCTCGAAAATATGATTCTTTTTCAGGGAGAATTTCATGGGTGTAGTGATACCTGACAGCATCTCTGAAAGTAAAGCACAAAAAAAgatattggtaaaaaaaaacccacaactacCGTACATAATATATCATACTTGCCTTAGTGATGCAGGCTTGGATAAATCTGGGCAACCATAATCGTCATTGTTGTAAGCCTTATGGGACTCTAACCGTAGCACCAAATTGCTCATAGTTCCCAGACAACCACCATTACCACTGACTGATGCAGGCTTGGATAAATCTGGGCAACCATAATCATCATTGTTGTAAGCCTTATGGGACTCTAACCTTAGACTCTAACCTTAGGCACCAAATTGCTCATAGTTCCCAGACAACCACCATTACCACTGACTGATGCAGGCTTGGATAAATCTGGGCAACCATAATCGTCATTGTTGTAAGCCTTATGGGACTCTAACCGTAGGCACCAAATTGCTCATAGTTCCCAGACAACCACCATTACCACTGACTGATGCAGGCTTGGATAAATCTGGGCAACCATAATCGTCATTGTTGTAAGCCTTATGGGACTCTAACCTTAGGCACCAAATTGCTCATAGTTCCCAGACAACCACCATTACCACTGAGTGATGCAGGCTTGGATAATTCCGGGCAACCATAATCGTCATTGTTGTAAGCCTTATGGGACTCTAACCTTAGGCACCAAATTGCTCATAGTTCCCAGACAACCACCATTACCACTGAGTGATGCAGGCTTGGATAAATCTGGACAACCATAATCGTCATTGTTGTAAACCGTATGGGACTCTAACCTTAGGCACCAAATTGCTCATAGTTCCCAGACAACCACCATTACCACTGAGTGATGCAGGCTTGGATAAATCTGGGCAACCATAATCGTCATTGTTGTAAGCCTTATGGGACTCTAACCTTAGGCACCAAATTGCTCATAGTTCCCAGACAACCACCATTACCACGTAGTGATGCAGGCTTGGATAAATCTGGGCAACCATAATCATCATTGTTGTAAGCCTTATGGGACTCTAACCTCAGGCACCAAATTGCTCATAGTTCCCAGACAACCACCATTACCACGTAGTGATGCAGGCTTGGATAAATCTGGGCAACCATAATCGTCATTGTTGTAAGCCTTATGGGACTCTAACCTCAGGCACCAAATTGCTCATAGTTCCCAGACAACCACCATTACCACTTAGCGATGCAGGCTTGGATAAATCTGGGCAACCATAATCATCATTGTTGTAAGCCTTATGGGACTCTAACCTCAGGCACCAAATTGCTCATAGTTCCCAGACAACCACCATTACCACTGAGTGATGAAGTGATTAAGCATAAGGCTGCTATGTACTATGTTCAGAAgtctgctttgtttaatgacaccactagagcacattgatttattaatcatcggctattggatgtcttacatttggtaattttgacatatagtcttagagaggaaacccactacatttttccattagtagcaagggatcttttatatgtaccatcccatagacaggatagcaattaccactgcctttgatataccagttgtgatgcactggctagaacgagaaatagcccaatgggcccactaacggggatcgatcatagaccgaccacatatcaagtgagcgctttaccactggcctacatcccgccccatacTATGTTCACAATCTGTTACTAGCTCCCACCCTGAGTCAGTTTCAATGGCTTAGTGAGGAGGTGTAATGGTACAAACGTCTTGATCACCAACTACTACGTAACTATAATCACACTGTTTTAGATTGTCAGCCCAGAGAGCTTATGTGTGTCTGGAACAGGGTGCTTAAACTGTAATAGGAAATAAGcacaaaaacaaagttaaaatgaatatgATTAAGTTGTTGACATATCTTTGTGTCGACATGTAAATTCTAAATAGAACAATATACTAAATATCCATGTATAGTACTGTAATAATGGAAATGTTTGTTCGTAACTTAAAAACCGTCCTATCTTAAAATGGAATCTTTGTTTAGGGAAcactttataaacaaataattaaaaaaactctCAAAACtgaaccctctgtaaaccggaattccgtCAAGACTGGATGTCTTTCACAGTCCCTTTTCAGAAATCAGTATAGAACTTAACATCTCTAAACCAAATACCTGTTATAACCAGACATTTTGcttgggaatcgatcctagactgactgtgcatcaagcaagccctttaccactgggctacatcctgccccgaagagagagagagagagagagagacagacagaaagagacagacagaaagagagtgagacagagacaaagatagagagacagacacacagacagagagagagagacacacagagagagagagagagagagagagagagagagagagagagagagagagagagatacatataAACCATAAACAGACAActgatacattttataattatttttcactCTTACTAAAAAGATCTTTACTAAATCTGAACCAATTACAGTACACTTACTTCATTATGTAAAGTGATCGTTGTTTGAGCAGAACTTTGGCTGATTTGTTCTTGTCCGTTTCATGAACAAACTTCATAACAGCTGCCGACAGCAGATTCATTCCAGCAATTGTATTACCACAAAACTGTAGAAAATAATTACACTGTATTAagtctttaaatatataatttgatttgtcagtACTTAATAAAGAGATTACATGCATATAATTATCATAGCCTATTATAAATTCAAAAGTAGTGttgcatttaattttaaagagttgggttttttcatcAGGATTCCTGCATGCCTCATGTTAcattttttatcaaaacatcAGTCAATTAAAGAAATgacaaacaaatataacaaaataaaattaaataaaaatacattaatctGCAGTTTGAGTTTTACTTAATATTTTCACTAATTCCAATCTAGAACAATCTAAGTGTTCTCACAAATATGCAGTAAAATGAAGTTGTTTTAGTTTAATATAATTtcacagttttaaaacatacatttaaaatgccCTGCATTTACTCTTGATTACCTATATATAATAATGGTCCTATAATAATTAGACCCAAACAACATTCAATTTTTGACAAGTTTAATATTTTGaacatgtttataataaatactgcaTAGATAGTAACCTGCATCTTTAATTGTTGCTAGTTTTGATCTTGACAGAATTTTAATAATTCTAACtttataatacaaatgtattgaATTTCAGGGCCAACTGAGTGAACATATACTTCAATGTGGTTTGGATGCTGAAATGTATGTACTTTATGTCCCAAACCTGTTATTAGGGTTTCGGGGAatgctcttttaaaaaaataaaaaaataattccagGTGTTAAAATACAGCATTTCCAGCCTTCaggttgcatggtaccaaagaagagagttccgtgtcaaaatTCGAGGTCAAATATTTACGAAGGAAAAACAACTGTGGCTGtaattggtagtaatatgtgacattgattatttgtccaatactattatccactgacaataaataaatatatttttattttttatacagttgttatgcagtatataccagaggttgaaactaatgcgtgATACCCCCAAatatggaactgcaattttgagcaaaaatgacggttgctattaaaaacattaattaaatgtcttaaatggtatgtgaccccctccctccccccctcattttcttgcaggtagattagatgtgaggtgccacactttttattgctgtacttcctgggtgtgttgatacgctgcttatatcagttttattagtaaacgttaacattatcggcaataggtattgatttggtctattagaaccttcaGACCACAGTATCGGGGAAAGAATGTGGGGCCATGGCTATCTTCTCGAGTTAGTATGAACCAGTCTGTGAAGACTATTTGTCTCCTTcaaaaacccaacatatttCATTGGTAATTCAATCATAAATCTTAAttaggaaaggaaggaaggaaatgttttatttaacgacgcactcaacacattttatttgttgagtgcgtcgttaaataaaacatttccttccttcctttcctaaTTAAGATTTATGatcttaattaataaagatgACAGTAGATattaggccaaataaaaaaactaagTGTGGTTCCGGTTACTCAACCAACACAATTTTCAGACCTTAAACTTTTTTTCCACCTACTGAACTTCAAAATAGCGACAGAATACACCATTTGTTTGAAATGTTACTTTATTGCTCTTTACCAAGACCAGTTTAACAGATTTTAggattaaaaaatgtttttaaaaaagttattgCCTATCTACCTACCCTATATGTTTTTCATGTATAACCAAAacaacacatatttttttatttggccttagGCATAGTATGTTTGGTTGATGGGGAGATGGGTTGAGACAGGTTATGGAGTTGAAGTCAACAACTAATATATAGCTAACAATACTTACTCTAACGGCATCTATGTGGGGTTTGATATAGCCTTCTTTAGAAAGTTCCAGGACGTGTACATAGGCAAGCTGTGGTATATTTTTGGGAAATGCCAGCTGTTTAACTCTTTCCAGAATGGCCGAGTTTCTCGTGTTCCATTGTTTCCTTTCTGTCTCTTTGTACCCATGAATGGCCTGGAAATAGTTACAATAGGTATATATAGGCTATACCCCATTTCAGCAAAAGTTTTAAAGTGCCACAGTAA
The sequence above is drawn from the Gigantopelta aegis isolate Gae_Host chromosome 6, Gae_host_genome, whole genome shotgun sequence genome and encodes:
- the LOC121375710 gene encoding alpha-ketoglutarate-dependent dioxygenase alkB homolog 7, mitochondrial-like; this encodes MNFIPLAVSIKNSVKLFCNGNIINRHLAFYACRVYVPKLTLQKPAFCKYFSKLSHQSEEKGNPKHSSCNGYIEASDNETLDVVSKNVLIYPDFISAEEEKFILDEIEPYMKRLRYEVDHWDDAIHGYKETERKQWNTRNSAILERVKQLAFPKNIPQLAYVHVLELSKEGYIKPHIDAVRFCGNTIAGMNLLSAAVMKFVHETDKNKSAKVLLKQRSLYIMKDAVRYHYTHEILPEKESYFRGEVVPRDRRISVICRNEPDPSLNS